A portion of the Enterobacter sp. SA187 genome contains these proteins:
- the osmB gene encoding osmotically-inducible lipoprotein OsmB, with the protein MMLSGKKMATAVLAVTLAMSLSACSNWSKRDRNTAIGAGAGALGGAVLTDGSTLGTLGGAAVGGIVGHQVGK; encoded by the coding sequence ATGATGTTATCTGGTAAAAAAATGGCTACAGCGGTACTGGCGGTAACGCTGGCAATGTCTCTGAGTGCTTGTTCTAACTGGTCTAAACGCGATCGTAATACCGCGATTGGCGCAGGCGCAGGCGCACTGGGCGGCGCAGTATTAACCGACGGTAGCACACTCGGCACATTAGGTGGCGCGGCAGTCGGTGGTATTGTGGGTCACCAGGTCGGTAAATAA
- the yciH gene encoding stress response translation initiation inhibitor YciH, whose protein sequence is MKDANSRLVYSTDSGRIDEPKPVVERPKGDGIVRIQRQTSGRKGKGVCLITGIDASDEEIARLAAELKKKCGCGGSVKDGVIEIQGDKRDLIKSLLEAKGMKVKLAGG, encoded by the coding sequence ATGAAGGATGCAAACAGCCGGCTGGTCTATTCCACCGACAGTGGACGTATCGATGAACCCAAACCGGTGGTCGAGCGCCCGAAAGGTGACGGTATTGTCCGTATCCAGCGTCAGACCAGCGGCCGTAAAGGGAAGGGCGTCTGTCTGATTACTGGTATTGATGCCAGTGACGAGGAAATTGCCCGTCTGGCCGCGGAGCTTAAAAAGAAATGCGGTTGTGGTGGTTCAGTGAAGGATGGCGTAATTGAAATTCAGGGCGATAAACGCGACCTGATTAAATCATTACTGGAAGCCAAAGGTATGAAGGTAAAACTGGCTGGCGGTTAA
- the pyrF gene encoding orotidine-5'-phosphate decarboxylase: MTSTATSSFAAVTHSPVVVALDYADRHQALAFVDRISPSDCRLKVGKEMFTLFGPQFVRDLQQRGFDVFLDLKFHDIPNTTAHAVAAAAELGVWMVNVHASGGARMMSAAREALMPFGKDAPLLIAVTVLTSMEASDLHDLGITSTPAEHAERLARLTQNCGLDGVVCSAQEAVRFKSELGQAFKLVTPGIRPQGSDAGDQRRIMTPEQAQAAGVDYMVIGRPVTQSADPAQTLKAINASLRVEA, encoded by the coding sequence ATGACGTCTACTGCTACATCCTCTTTTGCCGCTGTAACGCATTCCCCTGTGGTTGTTGCCCTTGATTACGCCGATCGCCATCAGGCGCTTGCTTTCGTCGACCGTATTTCCCCGTCGGATTGCCGCCTGAAAGTCGGGAAAGAAATGTTCACGCTGTTTGGCCCGCAATTTGTCCGCGACCTGCAACAGCGCGGCTTTGACGTCTTCCTGGATCTCAAATTCCACGATATTCCCAATACCACGGCACATGCGGTAGCCGCCGCCGCAGAGCTGGGCGTGTGGATGGTGAACGTTCATGCCTCCGGCGGGGCGCGAATGATGAGTGCGGCCCGTGAAGCGTTGATGCCTTTCGGTAAAGATGCGCCGCTGCTGATTGCTGTGACGGTCCTGACCAGCATGGAAGCGAGCGACCTGCATGATTTGGGGATCACCAGCACTCCGGCGGAACATGCCGAACGCCTGGCGCGTCTGACGCAAAACTGTGGGCTTGACGGCGTTGTCTGTTCTGCACAGGAAGCCGTGCGTTTTAAAAGCGAACTGGGGCAGGCCTTCAAACTGGTCACGCCGGGTATTCGTCCACAGGGCAGTGATGCTGGCGACCAGCGCCGCATTATGACGCCGGAACAGGCGCAGGCTGCCGGTGTGGATTACATGGTCATAGGCCGTCCGGTTACGCAATCTGCCGATCCGGCGCAGACGCTGAAGGCCATTAATGCTTCATTACGTGTGGAGGCCTAA
- the lapB gene encoding lipopolysaccharide assembly protein LapB translates to MLELLFLLLPVAAAYGWYMGRRSAQQTKQDEANRLSRDYVAGVNFLLSNQQDKAVDLFLDMLKEDTGTVEAHLTLGNLFRSRGEVDRAIRIHQTLMESASLSYDQRLLAVQQLGRDYMAAGLYDRAEDMFNQLVDETDFRIGALQQLLQIYQATSDWQKAIDVAERLVKLGKDKQRVEIAHFYCELALQQMGNDDLDRAMALLKKGAAADRNSPRVSIMMGRVLMAKGEYEKAIESLLRVVDQDKELVSETLEMLQTCYLHTGKTDEWAEFLQRCVEENTGAVADLMLADIVEQREGQDTAQMLVTRQLQRQPTMRVFHKLMDYHLQEAEEGRAKESLMALRDMVGEQIRSKPRYRCHKCGFTAFTMYWHCPSCRAWSTVKPIRGLDGQ, encoded by the coding sequence ATGCTTGAGTTGTTGTTTCTGCTGTTGCCCGTAGCGGCCGCGTATGGCTGGTATATGGGGCGCAGAAGCGCGCAACAAACAAAGCAGGATGAGGCAAACCGACTCTCGCGTGATTACGTGGCGGGTGTTAACTTTCTGCTTAGTAATCAACAGGATAAAGCGGTTGACCTGTTCCTCGATATGTTAAAAGAGGATACCGGAACCGTTGAGGCCCATCTCACCCTCGGAAACCTCTTCCGCTCGCGTGGCGAGGTTGACCGCGCAATCCGCATTCACCAGACGCTGATGGAAAGCGCCTCGCTGTCTTACGATCAGCGTCTGCTGGCCGTACAACAGCTGGGCCGCGATTACATGGCGGCGGGTCTGTACGATCGCGCTGAAGACATGTTCAATCAGCTGGTTGACGAAACCGACTTCCGTATCGGCGCGCTGCAACAACTGCTGCAAATTTACCAGGCGACCAGCGACTGGCAGAAAGCCATTGATGTGGCCGAACGTCTGGTCAAGCTGGGTAAAGATAAACAGCGTGTCGAAATCGCCCACTTCTACTGTGAGCTGGCGTTACAACAGATGGGCAACGACGATCTGGATCGTGCCATGGCGCTGCTGAAGAAGGGAGCCGCTGCCGATCGCAACAGCCCGCGCGTTTCCATCATGATGGGCCGCGTGCTGATGGCGAAAGGGGAGTACGAAAAAGCCATCGAAAGTCTGCTGCGTGTGGTGGATCAGGATAAAGAACTGGTCAGCGAAACGCTGGAGATGCTGCAAACCTGCTATCTGCATACCGGTAAAACCGATGAGTGGGCGGAATTTCTTCAGCGCTGCGTGGAAGAGAACACCGGCGCGGTAGCCGATCTGATGCTGGCGGATATCGTCGAGCAACGTGAAGGGCAGGATACGGCGCAAATGCTGGTGACGCGTCAGCTCCAGCGTCAGCCCACCATGCGCGTGTTCCACAAACTGATGGATTACCATTTGCAGGAAGCGGAAGAAGGGCGCGCGAAAGAGAGCCTGATGGCGTTGCGTGACATGGTGGGCGAGCAGATCCGCAGTAAGCCACGCTATCGCTGCCACAAATGCGGCTTTACCGCTTTCACCATGTACTGGCATTGCCCGTCCTGTCGCGCGTGGTCCACCGTCAAGCCCATTCGTGGCCTTGATGGTCAGTAA
- a CDS encoding LapA family protein encodes MKYLLIFLLVLAIFVISVTLGAQNDQLVTFNYLLAQGEFRISTLLACLFAAGFVIGWLVCGLFWLRVRVSLVRAERKIKRLEHQLAPANDVPVTTGTPSVKE; translated from the coding sequence GTGAAATATTTACTCATTTTCTTACTGGTGTTAGCGATTTTTGTCATTTCGGTCACGCTGGGTGCACAGAACGATCAGCTCGTCACATTCAATTATTTGCTGGCGCAGGGTGAATTCCGTATTTCAACGCTGCTGGCGTGTCTGTTTGCCGCAGGCTTTGTGATTGGCTGGCTGGTATGCGGACTGTTCTGGCTGCGTGTGCGTGTTTCGCTGGTACGCGCGGAACGTAAAATTAAACGACTTGAACATCAGCTTGCCCCCGCAAACGACGTTCCCGTAACGACCGGCACGCCGTCCGTCAAGGAATAA
- the pgpB gene encoding phosphatidylglycerophosphatase B, with product MLSIVKRTMAGVGILLIMPLIVWGSGWQWTPGNNSAWLKALYWVTETVTQPWGIITHVLLCGWFLWCLRFRLKAALMLFVILAAAILIGQGVKSWVKDRVQEPRPFVIWLEKTHHIPVDEFYTLKRKDRGHLVKEQLSGEENIPAFLRKHWQKETGFAFPSGHTMFAASWALLGVGLLWPRRRTITIAVLLMWATAVMGSRMLLGMHWPRDLVVATLISGLLVTFATMLAQRICGPLTPPVEEKKEIADRDDE from the coding sequence ATGCTGTCTATTGTAAAGCGCACCATGGCGGGGGTGGGGATATTACTGATTATGCCGCTGATAGTATGGGGATCCGGCTGGCAGTGGACGCCAGGTAACAACAGCGCGTGGCTGAAGGCGCTGTACTGGGTAACCGAAACGGTGACGCAGCCCTGGGGGATCATCACCCATGTGCTGCTCTGCGGCTGGTTTTTATGGTGTCTGCGATTTCGTCTGAAAGCCGCGCTGATGCTTTTTGTGATCCTCGCCGCCGCTATCCTAATCGGGCAGGGCGTGAAGTCCTGGGTGAAGGATCGGGTGCAGGAGCCGCGGCCTTTTGTCATCTGGCTTGAAAAAACACACCATATTCCGGTTGATGAGTTCTACACTTTAAAACGTAAGGATCGCGGGCATCTGGTAAAAGAGCAGCTGAGCGGTGAAGAGAACATTCCGGCGTTCTTGCGCAAACACTGGCAAAAAGAGACCGGTTTCGCTTTCCCGTCAGGGCATACCATGTTTGCCGCCAGCTGGGCGTTGCTGGGCGTAGGTTTGCTGTGGCCACGGCGGCGCACTATCACTATTGCCGTGCTGCTGATGTGGGCGACGGCGGTGATGGGCAGCCGCATGCTGTTGGGAATGCACTGGCCACGCGATCTGGTGGTCGCCACGCTGATTTCCGGACTGCTTGTCACCTTCGCCACCATGCTGGCGCAGCGTATCTGCGGGCCATTAACGCCGCCGGTCGAAGAGAAGAAAGAGATCGCCGACCGCGACGACGAATAA
- the ribA gene encoding GTP cyclohydrolase II, whose product MQLKRVAEAKLPTPWGDFLMVGFEELATGQDHVALVYGDISGQTPVLARVHSECLTGDALFSLRCDCGFQLEAALSHIAEEGRGILLYHRQEGRNIGLLNKIRAYALQDQGYDTVEANHQLGFAADERDFTLCADMFKLLGVDEVRLLTNNPRKVEILTEAGINIVERVPLIVGRNPKNAHYLDTKAAKMGHLLD is encoded by the coding sequence ATGCAGCTTAAACGTGTGGCAGAAGCCAAACTGCCAACCCCATGGGGCGATTTCCTGATGGTGGGTTTTGAAGAACTGGCCACCGGGCAGGACCATGTTGCGCTGGTCTATGGCGACATTTCAGGCCAGACGCCGGTGCTTGCCCGCGTCCATTCAGAGTGTCTGACCGGCGATGCCCTGTTCAGTCTGCGCTGCGACTGCGGTTTCCAGCTGGAAGCGGCGCTGTCCCATATTGCCGAAGAAGGCCGCGGCATCCTGCTCTATCATCGTCAGGAAGGCCGTAATATTGGGCTGCTGAATAAAATCCGCGCGTATGCGTTACAGGATCAGGGTTACGACACTGTAGAAGCAAACCACCAGCTCGGCTTTGCCGCCGATGAGCGTGATTTCACTTTATGCGCGGACATGTTCAAACTACTGGGCGTGGACGAAGTGCGTTTGCTGACTAACAACCCGCGCAAGGTGGAGATCCTCACCGAAGCAGGCATTAATATTGTTGAACGCGTACCGCTGATCGTCGGACGCAACCCGAAAAACGCGCATTACCTTGATACCAAGGCCGCGAAAATGGGGCATTTGCTGGATTAA
- the acnA gene encoding aconitate hydratase AcnA: MSSTLREASKDTLQAENKTYHYYSLPLAAKELGDISRLPKSLKVLLENLLRWQDGESVTEEDIHALAGWLKSAHADREIAYRPARVLMQDFTGVPAVVDLAAMREAVKRLGGDTTKVNPLSPVDLVIDHSVTVDHFGDDDAFEENVRLEMERNHERYVFLRWGQQAFSRFSVVPPGTGICHQVNLEYLGKAVWSELQDKEWVAYPDTLVGTDSHTTMINGLGVLGWGVGGIEAEAAMLGQPVSMLIPDVVGFKLTGKLSEGITATDLVLTVTQMLRKHGVVGKFVEFYGDGLDSLPLADRATIANMAPEYGATCGFFPIDDVTLEYMRLSGRSDDQVALVEAYAKAQGMWRQPGDEPVFTSTLELDMSSVEASLAGPKRPQDRVALGDVPKAFAASTELELNTAQKDRQPVDYVLNGHQYQLPDGAVVIAAITSCTNTSNPSVLMAAGLLAKKAVTLGLKRQPWVKASLAPGSKVVSDYLAQARLTPYLDELGFNLVGYGCTTCIGNSGPLPDPIEQAIKKGDLTVGAVLSGNRNFEGRIHPLVKTNWLASPPLVVAYALAGNMNINLATDPLGHDRKGDPVYLKDIWPSGQEIARAVEQVSTDMFRKEYAEVFEGTDEWKSIKVEASDTYGWQFDSTYIRSSPFFEEMEAQPKPVEDIQGARILAMLGDSVTTDHISPAGSIKADSPAGRYLQNHGVERRDFNSYGSRRGNHEVMMRGTFANIRIRNEMVPGVEGGMTRHLPGSEVISIYDAAMRYQQEGTPLAVIAGKEYGSGSSRDWAAKGPRLLGIRVVIAESFERIHRSNLIGMGILPLEFPQGVTRKTLGLSGEERLDVEDLTGLKPGATVPVRLTRADGSQEVISCRCRIDTATELTYYQHGGILHYVIRNMLH; the protein is encoded by the coding sequence ATGTCGTCGACCCTACGCGAAGCCAGTAAGGACACATTGCAGGCTGAAAACAAAACCTACCATTACTACAGCCTGCCCCTGGCCGCAAAGGAACTTGGGGATATTTCCCGTTTGCCCAAGTCGTTAAAAGTGTTACTGGAAAACCTGCTGCGCTGGCAGGATGGTGAGTCCGTCACTGAGGAGGATATCCATGCCCTCGCAGGCTGGTTGAAATCCGCCCACGCCGATCGTGAAATCGCTTATCGTCCCGCCCGCGTGCTGATGCAGGATTTTACCGGCGTTCCCGCTGTTGTTGATCTCGCCGCCATGCGTGAAGCCGTGAAACGCCTTGGTGGCGATACCACTAAAGTTAACCCGCTTTCCCCTGTTGATCTGGTTATCGACCACTCTGTCACCGTCGACCATTTCGGCGATGACGACGCCTTTGAAGAAAACGTCCGTCTGGAAATGGAGCGTAACCACGAACGCTATGTGTTTCTGCGCTGGGGCCAGCAGGCCTTCAGCCGGTTCAGCGTTGTGCCGCCTGGCACCGGCATCTGCCATCAGGTCAACCTGGAATATCTGGGTAAGGCCGTCTGGAGCGAGCTGCAGGATAAAGAGTGGGTCGCTTATCCGGATACCCTGGTCGGCACCGACTCCCACACTACCATGATCAACGGGCTGGGCGTGCTTGGCTGGGGCGTGGGCGGTATCGAAGCGGAAGCCGCCATGCTTGGTCAGCCTGTATCCATGCTGATCCCGGATGTGGTGGGCTTTAAGCTCACCGGTAAACTGAGCGAAGGCATCACCGCCACTGACCTCGTGCTAACCGTGACGCAAATGCTGCGTAAACACGGCGTGGTGGGTAAGTTTGTGGAGTTTTATGGCGACGGTCTCGACTCCCTGCCGCTGGCGGACCGGGCCACTATCGCCAATATGGCGCCGGAATATGGCGCGACATGCGGATTCTTCCCGATTGATGACGTGACGCTTGAGTACATGCGTCTTAGCGGCCGCAGCGACGATCAGGTGGCGCTGGTGGAAGCCTATGCGAAAGCGCAGGGCATGTGGCGTCAGCCGGGTGATGAACCTGTCTTTACCAGTACCCTGGAACTGGACATGAGCAGCGTCGAAGCCAGCCTTGCCGGACCAAAACGTCCGCAGGATCGCGTGGCGCTGGGCGATGTGCCAAAAGCCTTTGCGGCCAGCACCGAGCTGGAGCTCAATACCGCCCAGAAAGATCGTCAGCCGGTGGATTATGTTCTGAACGGTCATCAGTATCAGCTGCCAGATGGCGCGGTGGTCATCGCAGCCATTACCTCATGTACCAACACCTCGAACCCGAGCGTGCTGATGGCGGCCGGTCTGCTGGCGAAAAAAGCCGTCACCCTCGGGCTGAAGCGTCAGCCGTGGGTGAAAGCCTCGCTGGCGCCCGGCTCGAAAGTGGTATCGGATTATCTGGCGCAGGCGCGTCTGACGCCGTATCTCGATGAGCTGGGCTTTAACCTGGTGGGCTATGGTTGCACCACCTGTATCGGTAACTCCGGCCCGCTGCCGGATCCTATCGAACAGGCGATCAAAAAAGGCGATCTGACCGTCGGGGCCGTGCTTTCCGGCAACCGTAACTTTGAAGGTCGTATTCATCCGCTGGTGAAAACCAACTGGCTGGCCTCGCCGCCGCTGGTGGTGGCCTATGCGCTGGCCGGCAATATGAACATCAACCTGGCAACCGATCCGCTGGGCCACGATCGCAAAGGCGATCCGGTGTATCTGAAAGATATCTGGCCGAGCGGACAGGAGATCGCCCGTGCGGTAGAGCAGGTGTCCACTGACATGTTCCGCAAGGAGTATGCGGAAGTGTTTGAAGGGACTGACGAGTGGAAGTCCATCAAAGTGGAAGCCTCCGATACCTACGGCTGGCAGTTTGACTCCACCTACATCCGCTCCTCGCCATTCTTTGAGGAGATGGAAGCCCAGCCGAAGCCGGTAGAGGATATTCAGGGCGCGCGCATTCTGGCGATGCTCGGCGATTCTGTGACCACTGACCATATCTCACCGGCGGGCAGCATTAAAGCCGACAGCCCGGCGGGACGCTATCTGCAAAACCATGGCGTGGAGCGCCGCGATTTTAACTCCTACGGTTCACGACGCGGTAACCACGAGGTGATGATGCGCGGCACCTTCGCCAACATCCGCATCCGCAACGAAATGGTGCCCGGTGTGGAAGGGGGCATGACGCGCCATCTGCCGGGCAGTGAAGTGATCTCCATTTATGATGCCGCGATGCGTTATCAGCAGGAGGGCACGCCGCTGGCGGTGATTGCCGGTAAAGAATACGGTTCCGGCTCCAGCCGTGACTGGGCGGCGAAAGGCCCGCGTCTGTTAGGGATCCGCGTGGTGATCGCTGAATCTTTCGAGCGTATCCACCGTTCTAACCTGATCGGCATGGGCATTTTGCCGCTGGAGTTCCCGCAGGGCGTGACCCGTAAAACGCTGGGGCTGAGCGGGGAAGAGCGGCTGGATGTGGAAGATCTGACCGGACTTAAACCTGGTGCGACGGTACCGGTACGCCTGACCCGCGCCGACGGCTCGCAGGAAGTGATTTCCTGTCGCTGCCGTATTGATACGGCAACCGAGCTGACTTACTACCAGCACGGCGGGATCCTGCATTACGTGATCCGCAACATGCTGCACTGA
- the ymiC gene encoding small membrane protein YmiC encodes MINNLKYWSWMGAFTVSVMFWGQLVWMMAH; translated from the coding sequence ATGATAAATAATCTCAAATACTGGTCATGGATGGGCGCATTCACCGTCTCGGTTATGTTCTGGGGACAACTGGTCTGGATGATGGCTCACTAA
- a CDS encoding YmiA family putative membrane protein, whose translation MRLAMPSGSDESQRDHALKRKAWLAVFLGSALFWVVVALLVWKFWG comes from the coding sequence GTGAGGTTAGCAATGCCATCAGGAAGCGACGAATCGCAAAGGGATCACGCGCTGAAACGCAAAGCCTGGCTGGCGGTGTTTCTTGGCTCAGCCCTGTTCTGGGTGGTTGTAGCCTTGCTGGTGTGGAAATTTTGGGGTTGA
- the cysB gene encoding HTH-type transcriptional regulator CysB, which produces MKLQQLRYIVEVVNHNLNVSSTAEGLYTSQPGISKQVRMLEDELGIQIFARSGKHLTQVTPAGEEIIRIAREVLSKVDAIKSVAGEHTWPDKGSLYVATTHTQARYALPGVIKGFIERYPRVSLHMHQGSPTQIAEAVSKGNADFAIATEALHLYDDLVMLPCYHWNRSIVVTPDHPLAGKQSVSIEELAQYPLVTYTFGFTGRSELDTAFNRAGLTPRIVFTATDADVIKTYVRLGLGVGVIASMAVDPVSDPDLVKLDAQDVFSHSTTKIGFRRSTFLRSYMYDFIQRFAPHLTRDVVDTAVALRSNDDIEAMFQDIKLPEK; this is translated from the coding sequence ATGAAACTACAGCAGCTTCGTTATATCGTTGAGGTGGTGAATCACAACCTTAATGTCTCCTCTACCGCTGAGGGGCTATACACCTCGCAACCCGGCATCAGCAAACAGGTCCGTATGCTGGAAGATGAGCTGGGGATCCAGATTTTCGCCCGCAGCGGCAAGCATCTTACCCAGGTCACGCCAGCCGGTGAGGAGATCATACGCATCGCCCGTGAAGTGCTCTCCAAAGTTGATGCCATTAAGTCGGTGGCGGGAGAGCATACCTGGCCGGATAAAGGCTCGCTCTACGTCGCGACCACCCATACCCAGGCGCGTTATGCGCTGCCCGGCGTAATCAAGGGCTTTATTGAGCGCTACCCACGTGTTTCGCTGCATATGCACCAGGGCTCGCCGACGCAGATTGCGGAAGCCGTCTCCAAAGGCAATGCTGATTTCGCCATCGCCACCGAAGCGCTGCACCTGTATGACGATCTGGTCATGCTGCCGTGCTACCACTGGAATCGTTCGATTGTCGTCACGCCCGATCATCCGCTGGCGGGCAAACAGTCGGTGAGCATTGAGGAGCTGGCGCAGTACCCGCTGGTTACTTATACCTTTGGCTTTACCGGCCGTTCAGAGCTGGACACCGCCTTTAATCGCGCCGGGCTGACGCCGCGTATCGTCTTTACCGCCACGGACGCTGACGTGATCAAAACTTATGTGCGCCTGGGTCTTGGGGTAGGGGTGATCGCCAGCATGGCGGTTGATCCGGTATCGGATCCGGATCTGGTAAAACTGGACGCACAGGACGTGTTCAGCCACAGCACCACGAAAATCGGTTTTCGTCGCAGCACTTTCCTGCGCAGTTATATGTATGATTTTATTCAGCGCTTCGCACCACATTTAACCCGTGACGTGGTGGATACCGCGGTGGCATTGCGTTCAAATGATGATATTGAAGCCATGTTCCAGGACATTAAGCTGCCAGAAAAATAA